TCGGTGGAGGATCCGGTCGGGCCGTCGATGTTCGACCCCGAGGGCAAGGGATTCCACGGTCACCAGGAGATCGCGGAGTTCTGGGACAAGTCGATCGGCACCACGGAGAGCATCGAGTTCGTCTTCGGCGACGAGATCATCTGCGGCAACGAGGTCGCCTACGTCGGCAAGATCGTCACACACATCGCGGGTCACATCTCCGAGGCGCACGGGGTGTTCACCTACCGTGCGGATGCCGACGGGAAGCTGAGTGCGTTGCGCGCGTTCTGGGAGGTCGAGAAGACCATCAGGACCGTCCGGCCGGCCTGAGAAGTCCATCACGAATCCACCCCATCTCTTGTCAAGCACCTCGTTTCGGACGAAGGTGAGTGG
This sequence is a window from Gordonia insulae. Protein-coding genes within it:
- a CDS encoding nuclear transport factor 2 family protein, with amino-acid sequence MTAQDTGLGSDSPAYLNIDRENHPAVVAGRLSREFVAARDKQAWVENFAVEGSVEDPVGPSMFDPEGKGFHGHQEIAEFWDKSIGTTESIEFVFGDEIICGNEVAYVGKIVTHIAGHISEAHGVFTYRADADGKLSALRAFWEVEKTIRTVRPA